The following are encoded in a window of Kogia breviceps isolate mKogBre1 chromosome 12, mKogBre1 haplotype 1, whole genome shotgun sequence genomic DNA:
- the ZNF740 gene encoding zinc finger protein 740 isoform X6, protein MAQASLLACEGLAGVSLVPTAASKKMMLSQIASKQAENGERAGSPDMLRCSSQSHRKDSDKSRSRKDDDSLAEASHSKKTVKKVVVVEQNGSFQVKIPKNFVCEHCFGAFRSSYHLKRHILIHTGEKPFECDICDMRFIQKYHLERHKRVHSGEKPYQCERCHQVESAKH, encoded by the exons GCAAGTCTCCTGGCTTGTGAAGGCCTAGCAGGTGTGAGTTTGGTTCCCACTGCAGCCAGCAAGAAGATGATGCTGAGCCAGATTGCCAGCAAGCAGGCCGAGAATGGAGAGCGGGCAGGTAGCCCTGATATGCTGAGGTGCTCGAGTCAG AGCCACCGAAAAGACAGCGATAAGTCCCGGAGCCGCAAAGACGATGACAGCTTGGCTGAGGCGTCTCATTCAAAAAAGACTGTTAAAAAG GTGgtggtagtggaacaaaatggttcTTTTCAAGTAAAGATTCCCAAAAATTTTGTTTGTGAACACTGCTTTGGAGCCTTTAGGAGCAGTTACCACCTCAAGAGGCACATCCTTATTCATACTG GTGAGAAGCCATTTGAGTGTGACATTTGTGATATGCGCTTCATCCAGAAGTACCACCTGGAGCGTCACAAGCGTGTACACAGTGGGGAAAAGCCTTACCAGTGTGAACGGTGTCATCAG
- the ZNF740 gene encoding zinc finger protein 740 isoform X5 translates to MAQASLLACEGLAGVSLVPTAASKKMMLSQIASKQAENGERAGSPDMLRCSSQSHRKDSDKSRSRKDDDSLAEASHSKKTVKKVVVVEQNGSFQVKIPKNFVCEHCFGAFRSSYHLKRHILIHTGEKPFECDICDMRFIQKYHLERHKRVHSGEKPYQCERCHQGQKEEQ, encoded by the exons GCAAGTCTCCTGGCTTGTGAAGGCCTAGCAGGTGTGAGTTTGGTTCCCACTGCAGCCAGCAAGAAGATGATGCTGAGCCAGATTGCCAGCAAGCAGGCCGAGAATGGAGAGCGGGCAGGTAGCCCTGATATGCTGAGGTGCTCGAGTCAG AGCCACCGAAAAGACAGCGATAAGTCCCGGAGCCGCAAAGACGATGACAGCTTGGCTGAGGCGTCTCATTCAAAAAAGACTGTTAAAAAG GTGgtggtagtggaacaaaatggttcTTTTCAAGTAAAGATTCCCAAAAATTTTGTTTGTGAACACTGCTTTGGAGCCTTTAGGAGCAGTTACCACCTCAAGAGGCACATCCTTATTCATACTG GTGAGAAGCCATTTGAGTGTGACATTTGTGATATGCGCTTCATCCAGAAGTACCACCTGGAGCGTCACAAGCGTGTACACAGTGGGGAAAAGCCTTACCAGTGTGAACGGTGTCATCAG